From a single Streptomyces sp. NBC_00377 genomic region:
- a CDS encoding DUF397 domain-containing protein → MSSDQHTSQAAELDWFKSSYSGTNGGDCVEVAAGLNGVYVRDSKVTGGGPMLRVGRGEWAAFVALAVE, encoded by the coding sequence ATGAGCAGCGACCAGCACACTTCTCAGGCCGCCGAACTGGATTGGTTCAAGAGCAGCTACAGCGGGACGAACGGTGGCGACTGCGTGGAGGTGGCTGCCGGCCTGAACGGCGTGTACGTGCGGGACTCGAAGGTCACGGGTGGCGGGCCAATGCTGCGGGTCGGCCGGGGTGAGTGGGCGGCGTTCGTGGCGCTTGCGGTGGAGTAG
- a CDS encoding helix-turn-helix domain-containing protein, with protein sequence MRTVRDVRETRTGRGAKTKDEGPDVPGVWSAYGVLLQYLRKRAGLNQQQLGDAIGYSLEQVASVEQGRRPAKVAFTAAAERVLEAGGVLEALQGEVDRAKLPRFFRNVALLEAEALSRFSYDPLLIPGLLQTEAYAQALLEAHFPPLDDETIEERVAARLARQSLLTRKSPPVVFVFVVEEDALRRVVGNKAVMREQLESLLACSQRRNVELQIMPTARGAHSGLNGPMVLLESMDRTRHVYIDTQGVVTVRSNEDEVSEFWLRYGMLRTQALNTEESARLIERMAGEL encoded by the coding sequence GTGAGGACGGTACGGGACGTACGGGAGACGCGGACGGGGCGGGGCGCGAAGACCAAGGACGAGGGGCCTGATGTGCCGGGCGTGTGGTCGGCGTACGGGGTGCTGTTGCAGTACCTGCGCAAGCGGGCCGGGTTGAACCAGCAGCAACTCGGGGACGCGATCGGCTACTCGCTGGAGCAGGTCGCCTCGGTCGAGCAGGGGCGGCGGCCGGCGAAGGTCGCGTTCACAGCGGCGGCGGAGCGGGTGTTGGAGGCGGGCGGGGTTCTGGAGGCGCTTCAAGGGGAGGTGGATCGGGCGAAGTTGCCGAGGTTCTTCCGTAACGTCGCACTGTTGGAGGCGGAGGCGCTGAGCAGGTTCTCGTACGATCCCCTCCTCATCCCCGGGCTGTTGCAGACGGAGGCTTACGCGCAGGCGCTGCTTGAAGCTCACTTCCCGCCCTTGGACGACGAGACCATCGAGGAACGCGTTGCAGCCCGTCTGGCACGGCAGAGCCTGCTGACTCGCAAGAGCCCGCCCGTGGTCTTCGTGTTCGTGGTCGAGGAGGACGCACTTCGACGTGTGGTGGGCAACAAGGCGGTGATGCGCGAGCAGTTGGAAAGCCTGCTGGCATGCTCGCAGAGGCGTAACGTCGAACTCCAGATCATGCCAACCGCCCGGGGTGCCCACAGCGGACTCAACGGGCCCATGGTGTTGCTGGAGTCGATGGACCGCACGCGACACGTCTACATCGATACGCAGGGTGTGGTGACCGTCAGGTCCAATGAGGATGAGGTCAGCGAGTTCTGGCTGCGGTATGGGATGCTGCGCACGCAGGCCCTCAACACCGAGGAGTCCGCCCGTCTCATCGAGCGCATGGCAGGGGAGCTATGA
- a CDS encoding DNA polymerase III subunit beta family protein — MRSIGEMARDGGLSVSALRFYDRAGVLVPAWVDPVSGYRWYEPEQLEEARLLARLRRAGMPLADIRLVLAGWAGADTDLVRGLLQAHLRRLELGLSDARSEFSTLRALLDHRETDPMTSLHTATATARLSVLAPELAAALDAVRFAAGTDAELPMLGGVLFDLEGDGLHLVATDRYRMAVAQAPTTGHGGPRTQVVVPLPLADAMRALLTGEEPVQLAVDGDRVTLETGDRQTAGRSLGHEFPDYRRLVDLPAGRRVHVDTAAFRQALETGPVRASETREQDGELYDLSVLRAAENGSVIVCDDGDDDQNNMAVNREFLLDALAAGARDELILELGAPTAPLAIRRPDDEDAFSILMPVRLEN; from the coding sequence ATGCGCAGTATCGGGGAGATGGCCCGGGACGGCGGACTGAGCGTGAGCGCGCTGCGGTTCTACGACCGGGCCGGCGTGCTGGTCCCCGCCTGGGTGGACCCGGTCAGCGGCTACCGCTGGTACGAGCCCGAGCAGCTGGAGGAGGCGCGGTTGCTGGCCCGGCTGCGCCGGGCGGGCATGCCGCTGGCCGACATCCGGCTCGTGCTGGCCGGCTGGGCCGGCGCCGACACGGACCTGGTGCGCGGTCTGCTTCAGGCGCACCTGCGCCGTCTCGAGCTGGGGCTGTCCGATGCCCGCAGCGAGTTCTCCACGCTCCGAGCGCTACTCGACCACAGGGAGACAGACCCCATGACCTCGCTCCACACCGCCACCGCCACCGCCCGGTTGTCCGTCCTCGCGCCCGAGCTGGCCGCCGCGCTGGACGCCGTCCGTTTCGCGGCCGGTACCGACGCGGAGCTGCCGATGCTCGGCGGAGTCCTGTTCGACCTCGAGGGCGACGGCCTCCACCTCGTGGCCACCGACCGCTACCGGATGGCCGTCGCGCAGGCACCCACGACCGGGCACGGCGGGCCCCGGACGCAGGTCGTCGTGCCTCTTCCGCTCGCCGACGCGATGCGGGCGCTGCTGACCGGTGAGGAGCCCGTGCAACTCGCGGTGGACGGTGACCGCGTGACGCTGGAGACCGGCGACCGGCAGACGGCCGGCCGGAGCCTCGGCCACGAGTTCCCCGACTACCGTCGCCTCGTCGACCTCCCGGCCGGTCGCCGGGTCCACGTCGATACGGCGGCCTTCCGTCAGGCCCTGGAGACGGGCCCGGTCCGCGCGAGCGAGACGCGTGAGCAGGACGGCGAGCTTTACGACCTCAGTGTGCTCAGGGCGGCGGAGAACGGGTCCGTGATCGTGTGCGACGACGGTGACGACGACCAGAACAACATGGCCGTCAACCGCGAGTTCCTCCTGGACGCGCTCGCCGCCGGGGCCCGGGACGAGCTGATCCTGGAACTGGGCGCGCCCACGGCACCGCTCGCCATCCGCCGACCCGACGACGAGGACGCCTTCTCGATTCTCATGCCGGTCCGGCTGGAGAACTAG
- a CDS encoding deoxyxylulose-5-phosphate synthase, producing the protein MAHAKTSYVSLPCRASYKQPYDRDRERICPRCTQPLIHVGSAFAAPRRRDTAAWRTLSVLLHVGVRFHKSCCGGPGYRPRTLREVRERMTYAQRSGEPFARSLVRHEVPSSPPRGRDGRPWTRAGRPLTEPSSPAGPA; encoded by the coding sequence ATGGCCCACGCGAAGACCTCGTACGTCTCCCTGCCCTGTCGGGCCTCGTACAAGCAGCCCTACGACAGGGACAGGGAGCGGATCTGCCCCCGCTGCACGCAGCCGCTGATCCATGTGGGCTCCGCCTTCGCCGCACCCCGCCGCCGGGACACCGCGGCCTGGCGGACGCTGTCCGTGCTGCTGCACGTCGGCGTCCGCTTCCACAAGAGCTGCTGCGGCGGTCCCGGTTACCGCCCCCGCACCTTGAGGGAGGTCCGCGAGCGGATGACGTACGCCCAGCGCAGCGGCGAGCCCTTCGCGAGGTCACTCGTACGGCACGAGGTGCCCTCCTCCCCGCCGCGCGGTCGAGACGGGCGGCCCTGGACGAGGGCCGGGCGGCCCCTTACGGAGCCTAGTTCTCCAGCCGGACCGGCATGA
- a CDS encoding HNH endonuclease, with the protein MTSGLTPQHTLRTWLLNVLAELGGSAPTGRALKHMEQRYGTLLSSEDQEGTERDNEPKWHNRTRFERKRMERSGLLVPARESRGVWTLTEAGWDQLHLPGDTNAGVGAGTEDPPGPSAHTPKGDEAPSRAEQTTQRIVRSTAVADYVKRVHDYSCQVCGIRLATPAGAYAEAAHIRALGRPHDGPDIPANVLCLCPNHHVLFDFGMLTIGSDLTVTDHSPGASPRRLREIPEHTIDRQYLAYHRAHHNGTARPFTS; encoded by the coding sequence ATGACATCCGGATTGACGCCTCAACACACCCTTCGGACCTGGCTGTTGAATGTGCTGGCGGAGTTGGGGGGCAGTGCACCAACCGGTCGCGCACTCAAGCACATGGAACAACGCTACGGGACACTCCTCTCGTCCGAAGACCAGGAAGGAACGGAGCGAGACAATGAGCCCAAATGGCACAACAGAACCAGGTTTGAGCGAAAGAGGATGGAACGATCCGGTCTCCTGGTTCCGGCCCGGGAGTCACGTGGCGTCTGGACACTGACTGAAGCGGGCTGGGACCAGCTTCACCTCCCCGGAGACACGAACGCCGGGGTCGGGGCGGGGACGGAGGATCCCCCCGGGCCATCCGCACACACGCCGAAAGGAGACGAGGCACCCTCACGCGCCGAACAGACGACTCAACGCATAGTCAGGAGTACTGCCGTTGCGGACTATGTGAAACGAGTGCACGACTACAGTTGTCAGGTTTGCGGCATTCGGCTTGCAACACCAGCGGGAGCGTACGCAGAAGCAGCACACATCCGAGCCCTGGGACGCCCTCACGATGGGCCCGACATCCCAGCCAACGTACTCTGCCTGTGCCCGAACCATCATGTTCTCTTCGACTTCGGCATGTTGACCATAGGTAGTGATTTGACCGTCACTGATCACTCTCCTGGAGCTTCGCCACGTCGACTCAGAGAGATACCGGAGCACACAATCGACCGCCAGTACCTGGCATACCACCGCGCCCACCACAACGGAACAGCGCGGCCATTTACCTCGTGA
- a CDS encoding ATP-binding protein has translation MTHHHLTDEAKPLHAPARQLTLRFSATRRGARLARRLAVQQFTEWTDLPYDADPARAVALVTAELASNAVRHGSLPGRDFRLALLLLPDRFRVEVTDTRPERRPPRPTNLGPPAVDASSGRGLLLVEVYADRWGCDVPDDYTKTVWAEVRHQPLNLSPHPRPVHARTEAVGQVRES, from the coding sequence GTGACCCACCATCACCTCACCGACGAGGCGAAGCCGCTTCACGCTCCGGCCCGCCAACTGACCCTGCGCTTCAGCGCCACCAGACGCGGCGCCCGCCTCGCCCGCCGGCTCGCCGTCCAGCAGTTCACCGAGTGGACGGACCTCCCGTACGACGCCGACCCGGCCCGTGCCGTCGCCCTCGTCACGGCCGAGCTGGCGTCGAACGCGGTCCGCCACGGCAGCCTCCCCGGCCGGGACTTCCGGCTGGCGCTGCTCCTCCTGCCCGACCGCTTCCGTGTCGAGGTGACGGACACCCGCCCGGAACGACGTCCCCCTCGGCCTACGAATCTGGGGCCGCCGGCCGTCGACGCCTCCTCCGGGCGTGGCCTGCTACTGGTCGAGGTGTACGCCGACCGCTGGGGATGCGACGTTCCCGACGACTACACCAAGACCGTCTGGGCGGAGGTACGACACCAACCGCTGAACCTCTCGCCGCACCCCCGACCAGTCCACGCCCGGACCGAGGCCGTCGGCCAGGTGCGCGAGAGCTAG